One window of Metopolophium dirhodum isolate CAU chromosome 3, ASM1992520v1, whole genome shotgun sequence genomic DNA carries:
- the LOC132941096 gene encoding facilitated trehalose transporter Tret1-2 homolog: protein MFSVVNDKIPQIVFALSASLGAFVIGTVLGWSSPTLTMLENGTAVSFEVSAMAAATACSLFGVGAVIGAVPAGAVSSVFGRRVSLIVSEAHVVFGWLMIAFPKAARMLYVGRILQGVGCGAMCTIIPMYVGEIAEPEIRGFLGGLYQLFVVSGILYSYVLGNFLNYNQLNLACGVWMAVHILGVLYIPESPYFLIQENKRVGAEEAIARLRDPSHDCKSELDEIQKFVEEEQKNSYTAREVLEKDVNRRALTIGIGCMFFQQMTGINAIIFYMKHVFEISGSDISPEVCTTVVGTIQVAMTFASMMITDKFGRRSLMVYSMTLMGICLLALSYYFFSKKYNPHVAETLDWLPLVAIVLYISMFSIGCGPIPYIIIGEIFSSELKSMGTGMSIATNWILVWLVTCLAEPMDKFIGPSGTFFVYSGFCFMGMLFVVNCVPETKNRSLAVIQSDLEKN from the exons ATGTTCAGTGtagtaaatgataaaatacctcAGATTGTTTTCGCGTTATCAG CGTCTCTGGGAGCGTTCGTCATCGGAACAGTGCTGGGATGGTCCTCGCCAACGCTGACGATGTTGGAGAACGGGACCGCTGTTAGCTTCGAGGTTTCGGCCATGGCTGCGGCGACCGCGTGTTCGCTGTTTGGCGTGGGCGCCGTGATTGGTGCCGTTCCGGCTGGTGCCGTGTCGTCCGTGTTCGGCCGGCGCGTGTCGCTCATCGTCAGTGAGGCGCACGTGGTCTTCGGGTGGCTGATGATTGCGTTCCCGAAGGCCGCGAGAATGTTGTACGTTGGTCGGATACTTCAGGGCGTAGGGTGCGGTGCCATGTGCACCATAATACCCATGTACGTTGGCGAGATAGCCGAACCCGAGATCCGAG GGTTCCTCGGTGGTTTGTACCAGCTGTTTGTCGTATCTGGCATCCTGTACTCGTACGTGCTCGGTaactttttgaattataaccaACTCAACTTGGCGTGCGGCGTGTGGATGGCGGTCCACATACTGGGAGTGCTGTACATACCGGAATCGCCGTATTTCCTGATCCAGGAGAACAAACGAGTTGGCGCCGAAGAGGCGATAGCCCGGCTACGGGACCCCAGTCACGACTGCAAGTCCGAGCTCGACGAGATACAG AAATTCGTTGAAGAAGAGCAAAAGAACAGTTACACGGCGCGCGAGGTACTCGAGAAGGACGTGAACAGGAGGGCGCTGACGATCGGCATCGGTTGCATGTTCTTTCAGCAGATGACCGGCATCAACGCCATCATATTCTATATGAAACACGTATTCGAGATTTCGGGAAGCGACATCAGCCCCGAAGTGTGCACGACCGTCGTGGGCACAATACAG GTAGCAATGACATTCGCGTCTATGATGATCACGGACAAGTTTGGCAGACGATCATTAATGGTGTACTCGATGACTTTGATGGGCATCTGTTTACTGGCGCTAtcgtactattttttttcaaaaaaatacaacCCCCACGTGGCTGAAACGCTGGACTGGTTACCACTCGTGGCTATAGTGTTGTACATATCCATGTTCTCGATCGGCTGCGGTCCCATACCGTACATAATCATCGGGGAAATATTCTCTTCAGAA CTCAAGTCGATGGGCACGGGCATGTCAATTGCCACCAATTGGATATTGGTCTGGCTGGTAACGTGTCTGGCCGAACCTATGGACAAATTTATCGGCCCGAGCGGTACGTTTTTCGTGTACTCAGGGTTCTGCTTTATGGGCATGTTATTCGTCGTGAATTGTGTACCGGAGACCAAAAATCGATCCCTGGCTGTGATTCAATCGGATCTCGAAAAGAACTAA
- the LOC132941864 gene encoding facilitated trehalose transporter Tret1-like encodes MALPDRHEKSKIFTLIYNLSGGAINSQVIITVIAALGAIATGTILGWSSPAQSMFDADESLLPFVVTGKDTQTFSSVFGIGAALGALPAGYVSRIFGRPASMMLFEGFLLVGWAMLVLPTSVWMLSAGRMMQGIGVGALCAVIPSYIGEIAEPRMRGRLGTIFQLFIVIGILYSYTSGAFMKYVPFCVACAFWVILHFIGVLCIPESPYHLMNINDPDGAAVSLQILRDSSDTTEELASIKLFVEKQQLQSYTVSEVLSDKVNRKALMISIGCMFFQQMSGINVVIFYMTDIFKSTGSNMSPNTCTIIVGVVQLLMTVVSFAIIDKSGRKALLVLSGLLMANCYMGLGGFFLIKTHYLELASKLNWLPLVCIAVYISAFSIGYGPVPWILMGEIYSSEVKPIGTSLTTCTNWTLVFVVTYVSTELTRWLGQAGCFLTFSAFCLMGAAFAASIVPETKNKTLAEIQLKLVGKSKAIPVAVDVMEATEQVQATTTIP; translated from the exons ATGGCCTTGCCGGATCGTCACGAGAAATCGAAAATC ttcacGCTGATATACAACTTATCGGGAGGTGCTATCAATTCTCAAGTCATCATAACGGTGATTG CGGCACTGGGAGCAATAGCCACCGGTACCATACTCGGGTGGTCGTCACCGGCCCAGAGCATGTTCGACGCCGACGAGTCGCTGTTGCCGTTCGTGGTCACCGGAAAGGACACGCAGACATTCAGCTCTGTGTTCGGTATCGGCGCGGCCCTGGGAGCGCTTCCGGCAGGATACGTGTCCAGGATATTCGGCCGGCCGGCCAGCATGATGCTGTTCGAAGGGTTCCTGTTGGTTGGCTGGGCCATGCTGGTGTTGCCCACTTCCGTTTGGATGCTGTCCGCCGGCCGGATGATGCAGGGCATCGGGGTGGGAGCCCTGTGTGCCGTCATACCATCGTACATCGGCGAGATAGCCGAGCCTCGGATGAGAG GTCGTCTGGGAACAATATTCCAATTATTCATAGTCATCGGCATACTGTATTCGTACACGTCGGGTGCATTCATGAAGTACGTGCCATTTTGCGTCGCCTGCGCCTTTTGggtgattttacattttatcggTGTCCTGTGCATACCTGAATCGCCGTACCATCTGATGAACATCAACGATCCCGACGGGGCGGCTGTTTCGCTGCAGATACTTCGAGACTCATCGGACACGACCGAAGAATTGGCATCAATCAAG ttGTTTGTCGAAAAGCAACAATTGCAAAGTTATACGGTGTCGGAAGTGCTGTCAGACAAGGTGAATCGCAAGGCCCTGATGATAAGTATTGGGTGCATGTTTTTCCAACAAATGAGTGGTATAAACGTGGTGATATTCTACATGACAGATATATTCAAATCGACCGGCAGCAACATGAGTCCGAACACGTGCACCATAATCGTCGGTGTAGTACAG cTTCTCATGACGGTCGTGTCTTTTGCGATAATTGACAAAAGTGGCCGAAAGGCGTTACTCGTGCTGTCGGGGTTGCTGATGGCAAACTGTTACATGGGCTTGGGtggattttttttgataaaaactcATTATCTAGAACTGGCTTCGAAACTCAACTGGTTACCCTTAGTGTGCATCGCTGTGTACATATCGGCGTTTTCCATCGGTTACGGTCCCGTGCCTTGGATACTGATGGGCGAAATATATTCGTCGGAG GTGAAACCGATCGGGACGAGTCTGACCACCTGCACAAACTGGACGCTAGTGTTCGTGGTCACGTACGTGTCTACCGAGCTGACCCGGTGGCTGGGCCAGGCGGGCTGCTTCCTGACATTCAGCGCATTTTGCTTGATGGGCGCTGCGTTCGCTGCGTCCATCGTGCCGGAAACGAAAAACAAGACGTTGGCAGAAATACAGCTGAAACTCGTCGGCAAGTCTAAGGCCATTCCTGTGGCAGTGGATGTTATGGAGGCGACGGAGCAGGTTCAAGCGACCACCACGATTCCATGA